One stretch of Chitinivorax tropicus DNA includes these proteins:
- a CDS encoding twin-arginine translocation signal domain-containing protein — protein MERRSFLKKAGTAGLAAAAVSAPAMAAEPQVKWKLASSFPKSLDTIYGAAETLANRVAQITEGKFQIRVYAGGELVPGLQVMDAVQQGTVECGHTCSYYYVGKNKAFAFDTSMPFGLTARQQNAWMYFGGGLQLMRELFKEYNIMQFPGGNTGTQMGGWFRDEIKSLAELKGKKMRIPGIGGEIMARLGAVPQTIAGGDIYPALEKGTIDAAEWVGPYDDEKLGFYKVAKNYYYPGWWEPGPQVSFYVNLDQWNKLPKEFQAAFEVAAAEANLVMLSEYDAKNPAALVRLLGNGVKLRQYPADILAAAEAEAFKLYDEEAEKNPKFKKIYVEWLKFRKLQHGWHAIADSTLERVMYTPKKAPAKK, from the coding sequence GTGGAACGTCGTTCATTTCTGAAAAAGGCCGGCACTGCCGGTTTGGCGGCAGCAGCCGTTTCTGCACCAGCCATGGCAGCCGAGCCGCAAGTGAAATGGAAGCTCGCTTCAAGCTTCCCCAAGAGCCTGGATACCATCTACGGCGCAGCCGAAACCCTGGCCAACCGTGTCGCACAGATCACCGAAGGCAAATTCCAGATCCGCGTCTATGCAGGTGGCGAGCTGGTTCCCGGCCTGCAGGTGATGGACGCCGTTCAGCAAGGCACTGTGGAGTGCGGACACACCTGCAGCTATTACTATGTCGGCAAGAACAAGGCCTTTGCCTTCGACACCTCCATGCCCTTTGGCCTGACCGCTCGTCAGCAAAACGCCTGGATGTATTTTGGCGGAGGACTGCAGCTGATGCGCGAGCTGTTCAAGGAATACAACATCATGCAGTTCCCGGGTGGCAACACTGGCACGCAGATGGGGGGATGGTTCCGCGACGAAATCAAATCTCTGGCCGAGCTGAAGGGCAAGAAGATGCGCATACCAGGAATCGGCGGCGAGATCATGGCACGCCTGGGTGCGGTGCCGCAAACCATTGCAGGTGGTGATATCTACCCTGCGCTGGAAAAAGGCACCATCGATGCAGCCGAATGGGTCGGCCCTTATGATGACGAAAAGCTGGGCTTCTACAAAGTGGCCAAAAACTACTACTACCCAGGCTGGTGGGAGCCGGGCCCCCAAGTCTCGTTCTACGTCAATCTCGATCAGTGGAACAAACTACCCAAGGAGTTCCAGGCTGCATTCGAAGTGGCGGCAGCCGAAGCCAATCTGGTGATGCTTTCCGAATATGACGCCAAAAACCCGGCTGCACTGGTGCGGTTACTTGGTAATGGCGTGAAGCTGCGCCAATACCCAGCCGATATCCTCGCGGCGGCAGAGGCAGAAGCATTCAAGCTGTACGACGAAGAAGCCGAGAAAAACCCGAAATTCAAGAAGATCTATGTGGAATGGCTGAAATTCCGCAAGCTGCAGCATGGCTGGCATGCCATTGC
- a CDS encoding EAL domain-containing protein, producing MGYAHASTVVLNDAGKVISLGPSLSVYVDPANQLPFEAVRSLPPEVWQPVQDNTPNYGYSAKGYWFRTQLRLQPGLPRNWLIEVGYPVLDHVECWLIQQGRIVAHWHTGDDVPFSQRPVFHRNFLFPIELTPDSEYQLWLNVSSQGTVQLPITLQTPAQFIEVEQARLLPQAIYFGMLIVLLIYNAFIWIRIHERIYLYYITYVAAMLLGQMGIQGLGYQYLWSGNIWWQDKSMAVVTASFVTFVSLFTDEFLRLWLSKPWLSRFLRGQAGLAALIALGALWLPYAVMIRVVVMLALLATVVSLFSGLLSLKQGSLPARYFVAAWSLFLGGVLLYALQKYGLLPRNWMTEYGVQLGSVFEVVVVSIALADRINHERRKRYLAQKTALEEARHRAVAESRLLYQSLHDRLTGNPNRVLLEQASGAILDRATQSGQLAAFLLIKFAQFHEINNTLGHQAGDGLLKLVADRLDQAVGRLPGIEMLETGSNGALAHIEGVSFAALMVAASEADILLSAKELARAMRETVLYLDMAIDIPVMIGISLYPAHAKDFDSLLRCAEVAVEMVVHSEHDVVIYSDSGNRYSARRLSMMGELRQAMQSDGELTLFYQPKLDLHTRQVVGVEALLRWTHPVHGNVPPDQFVVMAEHTGLIKPLTQWVLQRALRQLQHWQSQGLALGMAVNISARNLREAQFCEQLLAQLHAVQISPDTLTLELTETAVMCDQEVALRVLRHIREAGVQIAMDDFGVGHSSLSYLSQLPICELKIDKSFIFALDRQPDDTAIVRTTINMAHDLGLRVVAEGIESEQVCERLQALGCDLGQGYHIARPMPAEQLVAWLRTVRTES from the coding sequence ATGGGCTATGCGCATGCTTCAACTGTGGTATTGAACGATGCAGGAAAAGTGATCTCCTTGGGGCCGTCTTTGTCGGTCTATGTTGACCCGGCCAACCAGCTGCCGTTCGAAGCGGTCCGCAGCTTGCCACCCGAGGTGTGGCAACCTGTTCAGGACAATACCCCCAACTATGGCTACAGCGCAAAGGGGTATTGGTTTCGCACCCAGCTCAGGCTGCAACCGGGCTTGCCGCGCAATTGGCTGATCGAGGTCGGCTATCCGGTGCTTGATCATGTCGAGTGCTGGCTGATCCAGCAAGGCCGCATCGTTGCCCACTGGCATACGGGTGATGATGTGCCGTTTTCGCAGCGCCCGGTTTTTCACCGCAACTTTCTTTTCCCTATCGAGCTGACGCCTGACAGCGAGTACCAGCTGTGGCTGAATGTGTCGTCCCAAGGCACGGTGCAGCTCCCCATCACTTTGCAGACGCCTGCTCAGTTCATTGAGGTCGAGCAGGCTCGCCTACTGCCGCAAGCGATCTATTTTGGCATGCTGATCGTGCTGCTGATCTACAACGCCTTCATCTGGATCAGGATTCACGAACGTATCTATTTATATTACATCACCTATGTTGCGGCGATGTTGCTGGGCCAGATGGGTATTCAGGGGCTGGGTTACCAGTACCTGTGGTCAGGCAATATCTGGTGGCAGGATAAGTCGATGGCGGTCGTCACGGCGTCGTTTGTCACATTTGTCAGCTTGTTCACCGACGAATTCCTTCGTTTGTGGCTGAGTAAACCCTGGCTATCGAGGTTTTTGCGAGGCCAGGCTGGCTTGGCTGCCTTGATCGCCCTCGGCGCATTGTGGTTACCCTATGCCGTGATGATCCGGGTGGTTGTCATGTTGGCGTTGTTGGCGACAGTCGTTTCTTTGTTCTCTGGTTTGCTGAGCTTGAAGCAAGGCAGTCTGCCGGCCCGCTATTTTGTTGCCGCCTGGAGTTTGTTTCTGGGTGGGGTCTTGCTGTACGCCCTGCAGAAATATGGCCTGTTGCCACGGAATTGGATGACTGAATACGGCGTGCAATTGGGCTCGGTCTTTGAGGTGGTGGTGGTATCGATTGCGCTGGCTGATCGGATCAATCACGAGCGACGCAAGCGCTATCTTGCCCAGAAGACAGCCTTGGAGGAGGCGCGGCACCGGGCAGTGGCGGAATCGAGGCTGTTGTATCAATCCCTGCATGACAGGTTGACTGGCAACCCCAACCGGGTGCTGTTGGAACAGGCATCTGGCGCTATTCTGGACAGGGCGACGCAGTCAGGACAGTTGGCCGCCTTTCTGCTGATCAAATTTGCGCAGTTCCACGAAATCAACAATACATTGGGCCATCAGGCGGGTGATGGCTTGCTCAAGCTGGTGGCGGATCGGCTGGATCAGGCCGTGGGCAGGCTGCCTGGCATCGAGATGCTGGAGACGGGCTCGAATGGGGCTTTAGCACATATCGAGGGAGTCAGTTTTGCGGCATTGATGGTGGCGGCCAGTGAGGCGGACATCCTGCTGAGCGCCAAAGAACTCGCCAGAGCCATGCGGGAAACCGTGCTGTATCTGGACATGGCGATTGATATTCCAGTCATGATCGGCATCAGCCTGTACCCCGCCCATGCAAAGGACTTCGACAGCTTGCTGCGCTGCGCGGAGGTTGCGGTCGAGATGGTGGTGCACAGTGAGCACGATGTGGTGATCTATTCTGACAGTGGAAATCGCTACAGTGCGCGACGGCTGTCGATGATGGGGGAGTTGCGCCAGGCGATGCAAAGTGATGGCGAGCTGACGTTGTTCTACCAGCCCAAGCTGGATCTACATACCCGGCAGGTCGTTGGTGTCGAGGCGCTGTTGCGTTGGACGCATCCTGTACATGGCAATGTGCCACCTGACCAATTTGTTGTCATGGCTGAACACACCGGCTTGATCAAGCCCTTGACCCAATGGGTCTTACAGCGAGCATTGCGGCAGTTGCAGCATTGGCAGTCCCAGGGGCTGGCCTTGGGGATGGCGGTGAATATTTCAGCGCGCAATCTACGAGAGGCACAGTTTTGCGAACAGCTCCTGGCGCAGTTGCATGCCGTGCAGATCAGCCCGGATACACTGACGCTTGAGTTGACGGAAACGGCAGTGATGTGTGACCAGGAAGTGGCGCTACGGGTGCTGCGCCATATCCGGGAGGCGGGCGTGCAGATCGCGATGGATGATTTTGGTGTCGGGCATTCGTCGCTGTCATACCTGAGTCAACTGCCCATCTGTGAGCTGAAGATCGACAAGTCCTTCATCTTTGCGTTGGATCGTCAGCCGGATGACACCGCCATCGTGCGCACAACCATCAATATGGCCCATGACCTGGGGTTGAGGGTAGTGGCGGAGGGCATCGAGTCCGAGCAGGTCTGTGAGCGATTGCAGGCCCTGGGTTGTGATCTGGGCCAAGGCTATCATATTGCCCGGCCCATGCCCGCAGAGCAGTTGGTGGCTTGGTTGCGCACCGTCCGCACCGAGTCGTAG
- the thrS gene encoding threonine--tRNA ligase: protein MSSISLPDQSVQSFEHAPSVFEIAQAIAPQLAQAALAGLVDGQLVDLSQVIHHDASVDIVTAAHPAALPLMRHSCAHLLAMAVKQLFPAAQLAIGPVIEDGFHYDFACEHPFSMADLDMIEARMRQLIEEDLPIHRHELSREAALAFFGEQREPYKQAIIADLPADEVLTLYQQGGFADLCRGPHLPSTGRIGAFKLLHVAGAYWRGDARNPMLQRIYGTCWPSQAALDAYLHQQAEAAKRDHRKLGAKLDWFHFQDNAPGAVFWHPKGWTVFQQLLAYMRQRHDAEGYVEVNTPDVMDRSLWEISGHWHNYRDHMFTTQTDDARVFALKPMNCPGAISLFAHGLRSYRELPLRMAEFGKVHRYEPSGALHGLMRVRHFTQDDAHIFCTLPQMEAECRQVIRLILAIYQGFGFADVVIRLSTRPANRIGDDQLWDRLEAALSSALGSLSLPYSLSPGEGAFYGPKLEFILKDAIGRAWQCGTLQVDLNLPERFDVHYVAEDGNKQRPVMLHRALFGSLERFIGILLEHHAGALPAWLAPVQVAVLTISEHQADYARQQWAMLKAAGCRAELDLRNEKIGFKIREKTLEKVPYLVIVGDQEKATGQVAVRTREGIDLGRMSLAALITQLCEARPQP from the coding sequence CAGGCCATCGCCCCGCAATTGGCGCAGGCAGCCTTGGCAGGCCTGGTGGACGGCCAGCTGGTCGATCTCAGCCAGGTCATCCATCACGATGCCTCGGTTGACATCGTCACCGCAGCACACCCTGCGGCGTTGCCGCTGATGCGCCACTCGTGCGCCCATTTGTTGGCCATGGCGGTCAAACAGCTTTTCCCCGCCGCTCAACTTGCCATTGGGCCGGTCATCGAGGATGGCTTCCATTACGATTTTGCCTGTGAGCATCCGTTTTCAATGGCTGATCTGGACATGATCGAGGCCCGCATGCGGCAGCTGATTGAAGAGGACTTGCCCATCCACCGCCATGAATTGTCACGAGAGGCTGCTCTGGCTTTTTTTGGCGAGCAGAGGGAGCCCTACAAACAGGCCATCATTGCCGATCTGCCAGCTGACGAGGTGCTGACGCTGTACCAGCAAGGCGGGTTCGCAGACCTGTGCCGGGGCCCACATCTGCCCTCGACTGGCCGGATAGGTGCCTTCAAATTGCTGCATGTGGCAGGTGCCTATTGGCGGGGCGATGCCCGCAATCCGATGCTGCAGCGCATCTACGGCACCTGCTGGCCCAGCCAGGCCGCATTGGATGCCTACCTGCACCAGCAGGCCGAAGCCGCCAAGCGGGATCATCGCAAACTCGGTGCCAAGCTGGATTGGTTTCATTTTCAGGACAATGCGCCAGGCGCAGTGTTCTGGCACCCCAAAGGCTGGACGGTGTTCCAGCAGCTGCTGGCCTACATGCGGCAGCGGCACGATGCCGAGGGCTATGTCGAGGTGAACACGCCCGATGTCATGGATCGCTCGTTGTGGGAGATCTCGGGCCACTGGCATAACTATCGGGACCATATGTTCACGACACAAACCGACGACGCCCGCGTGTTTGCACTCAAGCCGATGAATTGCCCCGGTGCGATCTCGTTGTTCGCACATGGCCTGCGCAGCTATCGCGAGCTGCCGTTACGAATGGCAGAATTCGGCAAGGTGCATCGCTACGAGCCTTCTGGAGCGCTACATGGCCTGATGCGGGTGCGCCACTTCACGCAGGATGACGCACACATTTTTTGCACCTTGCCACAGATGGAGGCAGAGTGCCGGCAGGTGATCCGCCTGATATTGGCCATTTACCAGGGCTTCGGCTTTGCGGATGTGGTCATCAGGCTTTCCACTCGCCCGGCCAACCGGATCGGTGATGATCAGCTATGGGACAGGCTGGAGGCTGCATTGTCCAGTGCATTGGGCTCGCTCAGCCTGCCTTATTCGCTGAGCCCTGGCGAGGGTGCATTCTACGGCCCCAAGCTGGAATTCATACTGAAAGACGCCATTGGCCGGGCGTGGCAGTGCGGTACGCTGCAGGTGGATCTCAATCTGCCAGAGCGCTTTGATGTGCACTATGTGGCCGAGGATGGCAACAAGCAGCGCCCTGTGATGCTGCACCGTGCCCTGTTTGGCTCGCTGGAACGTTTCATCGGCATCCTGCTTGAACACCATGCCGGTGCCCTGCCCGCATGGCTGGCACCGGTGCAGGTCGCCGTTCTGACCATCAGCGAACACCAGGCGGACTACGCTCGGCAGCAATGGGCGATGCTCAAGGCTGCCGGATGTCGGGCCGAGCTGGATCTGCGCAATGAGAAGATTGGCTTCAAGATACGTGAAAAAACGCTGGAGAAAGTGCCCTATCTGGTGATCGTGGGTGATCAGGAAAAGGCAACCGGGCAAGTCGCCGTCCGCACACGGGAAGGCATCGACCTGGGCAGGATGTCATTGGCTGCCTTGATCACACAGCTGTGCGAGGCCCGCCCCCAGCCTTGA
- a CDS encoding TRAP transporter large permease: MTHASMAPIMFLSLIVFLLIGYPVAFALSAVGLLFAIIGINMGLLQPSLLQALPQQVFDIMKNDTLLAIPFFTFMGLILERSGMAEDMLDTIGQLFGRVRGGLAYAVIFVGALLAATTGVVAASVISMGLISLPIMMRYGYDARLATGVIAASGTLAQIIPPSLVLIVLADQLGTSVGDMYEGALVPGLVLTGLYALYVFMVSLVKPDFAPALPPEARTLKGSKLLLRVGTSLLPPLVLIFLVLGTIFLGIATPTEGGAMGAVGALILAMMNGRLNLSLTRQAMESTLKLSTFVVFILIGARVFRIAFLGVDGDQWVEGLLETIPGGQLGFLIVVNLLVFVLAFFLDFFEIAFILVPLLAPVAQKLGIDLVWFGVLLGVNMQTSFMHPPFGFALFYLRSVAPKSIKTTDIYWGAIPFVGIQIIMVALVLSFPELVGHHPAAAKGSENADLLFQQAPDTSTDAPDHATQLNPDPATTPAPDQAEQPDAASALMEEAAKNTP, translated from the coding sequence ATGACCCATGCATCAATGGCTCCGATCATGTTTTTGTCGCTGATCGTCTTCCTGCTGATAGGGTATCCAGTCGCATTTGCGCTATCCGCAGTGGGGTTGCTGTTCGCCATCATCGGCATCAACATGGGGCTGCTGCAGCCCAGCCTGCTGCAGGCTCTGCCCCAGCAGGTGTTCGATATCATGAAGAACGACACGCTGTTGGCGATCCCCTTCTTTACCTTCATGGGATTGATATTGGAGCGCTCGGGCATGGCCGAGGACATGCTCGACACCATCGGACAGCTGTTTGGTCGCGTCAGAGGCGGCCTCGCCTATGCGGTGATCTTTGTTGGCGCCCTGCTGGCCGCCACCACAGGCGTGGTCGCGGCTTCGGTCATTTCCATGGGTTTGATTTCACTGCCTATCATGATGCGCTATGGCTATGATGCCCGGCTGGCAACGGGGGTCATTGCGGCATCTGGCACACTCGCGCAGATCATCCCGCCGAGCCTGGTGCTGATCGTACTGGCAGATCAGCTCGGCACTTCGGTGGGGGATATGTATGAGGGTGCGCTGGTTCCAGGTCTGGTGCTGACCGGTCTGTACGCCTTGTATGTATTCATGGTCAGCCTGGTCAAGCCTGACTTTGCCCCTGCCCTCCCGCCCGAAGCGCGCACACTCAAAGGTAGCAAGCTGTTGTTACGGGTCGGCACCTCGCTATTGCCACCACTGGTGTTGATCTTTCTGGTATTGGGTACCATCTTCCTCGGCATTGCCACCCCTACTGAGGGCGGCGCCATGGGCGCGGTGGGGGCTCTGATCCTGGCGATGATGAATGGCCGTCTGAACCTGAGCCTGACCCGTCAGGCGATGGAATCCACCCTCAAGCTATCCACTTTTGTGGTGTTCATCCTGATAGGCGCACGGGTGTTCCGTATCGCCTTTCTGGGCGTAGATGGCGATCAGTGGGTCGAAGGGCTGCTGGAAACCATCCCTGGCGGTCAATTGGGCTTCCTGATCGTAGTCAATCTGCTGGTATTCGTGTTGGCTTTCTTCCTCGATTTCTTCGAGATCGCCTTCATCCTGGTACCGCTGCTGGCGCCCGTGGCACAAAAACTGGGAATTGACCTGGTGTGGTTTGGCGTGCTGCTGGGTGTCAACATGCAGACTTCATTCATGCATCCACCATTTGGGTTCGCACTGTTTTACCTGCGCTCAGTCGCACCCAAATCCATCAAGACCACGGACATCTACTGGGGCGCCATTCCATTTGTCGGCATCCAGATCATCATGGTTGCGTTGGTGTTGAGCTTTCCGGAGCTGGTCGGCCACCATCCCGCTGCGGCCAAGGGCAGTGAGAACGCTGATCTATTGTTCCAACAAGCCCCCGATACCAGCACCGATGCCCCTGACCATGCAACCCAACTCAACCCTGACCCAGCCACCACGCCAGCACCGGACCAGGCTGAACAGCCAGATGCCGCATCTGCATTGATGGAGGAAGCAGCCAAAAACACGCCCTGA
- a CDS encoding TRAP transporter small permease subunit: protein MKFLLQLSRWIDAVTEFVGKSAMWLVLMVVLISAGNAIIRKAFDISSNAFLEIQWYLFSAIFLLGAAYTLLRNEHIRIDVIVGRLSPRQQAWVDILGAIFFLLPMACLIVYYSWPFVTRAIISNEMSPDAGGLIRWPVWVLIPAGFGLLILQACSEIIKRIAFLQDLIPNPADSKSHAPQGDAS, encoded by the coding sequence ATGAAGTTCCTGCTGCAGCTCTCACGGTGGATCGATGCCGTGACCGAGTTCGTTGGCAAATCTGCCATGTGGCTGGTGCTGATGGTGGTATTGATCAGCGCGGGCAACGCCATCATCCGGAAGGCTTTCGATATCAGCTCGAATGCATTTCTGGAAATCCAGTGGTATCTGTTTTCAGCGATTTTCCTGCTGGGTGCCGCCTACACTTTGCTGCGTAACGAGCACATCCGCATCGATGTGATCGTGGGCAGGCTGAGCCCGCGTCAGCAGGCCTGGGTCGATATCCTGGGAGCGATCTTTTTCCTGCTGCCCATGGCATGCCTGATTGTGTATTACAGCTGGCCATTCGTGACTCGCGCCATCATCTCGAACGAAATGTCCCCCGATGCGGGCGGCTTGATCAGATGGCCAGTGTGGGTGCTGATTCCCGCCGGGTTTGGCCTGCTGATCCTGCAAGCCTGCTCTGAGATCATCAAACGCATCGCCTTCCTGCAGGATCTCATCCCCAACCCGGCAGACTCAAAGAGCCACGCCCCGCAAGGGGATGCATCATGA